From the genome of Nitrososphaerota archaeon:
CTCTTTCTCTCTCGTCAAGTTAAAAGTTGAGAGAATTTTAGGTCTTTTCCAGGAAGACGTAGCCAATATAGGTGCTTCTCTCTAACTTTACCTCTAGCTTCTCAGCCCGATACTGTGGATGCTCGAAACTCAAGGAGTAGTTACCGGGATCTAAGCCATCGAATTCGAAGTCTCCGAAGACGTTTGTGAAAGTAGTAAATGTTTTACCGCTTTCCCTTTCCTGAAGCATCACTTTTACTTTTTCGGCACACTCATCCACATCCTTGAATACCACGCTACCAGCCACGAATAATTTATTGTATTTGTATAATCCAATGTAGTAGACTCTTGGGTTAGCGCCGAGCTCGGGCTTTAACTGCTCTGCCTTCCCAGAGATCACAGCCTTATATACTTCGCTTTTGGGATCATCTAAATCACCAAATATTAATGCCTTTGTAGGACAGGCTTGCACACACCTTGGCTCCTTCCACCCGTTATCGAGTAAATGAGCACAAAAGGTGCATTTCTGAGGGATCTTCTTCTCCTCATTCCAGAAAATGACATTATAGGGGCAGGAGTTGAGTATCTGTTTTTGGTTAAACGCCTTCACCGGATCTATTATTACTATCCCATCTGGCCTCTTGTAGATCGCTCCATCCTT
Proteins encoded in this window:
- a CDS encoding oxidoreductase, which translates into the protein MVRWALVVDITKCNGCYNCFLACKDEFWDNDHLPYSSAQPRHGHYWMNILSKERGQYPHVRVAYLPLPCMHCDNAPCIEAAKDGAIYKRPDGIVIIDPVKAFNQKQILNSCPYNVIFWNEEKKIPQKCTFCAHLLDNGWKEPRCVQACPTKALIFGDLDDPKSEVYKAVISGKAEQLKPELGANPRVYYIGLYKYNKLFVAGSVVFKDVDECAEKVKVMLQERESGKTFTTFTNVFGDFEFDGLDPGNYSLSFEHPQYRAEKLEVKLERSTYIGYVFLEKT